In Corallococcus macrosporus, the following are encoded in one genomic region:
- a CDS encoding acyl carrier protein, whose protein sequence is MTKHELFERLSAILQETFDIEPSRIIPEARLHDDLDIDSIDAIDLLVRLKPVAGQRVPPEVFRSVRTLQDVVDALYGLLGSDSAAA, encoded by the coding sequence ATGACGAAGCACGAGCTGTTCGAGCGCCTGAGCGCCATCCTCCAGGAAACCTTCGACATCGAGCCGTCGCGCATCATCCCGGAGGCGCGGCTGCACGACGACCTGGACATCGACAGCATTGACGCCATCGACCTGCTGGTGCGCTTGAAGCCGGTGGCCGGCCAGCGCGTTCCGCCGGAGGTGTTCCGCTCGGTGCGCACGCTGCAGGACGTGGTGGACGCGCTGTACGGGCTGCTCGGCAGCGACTCCGCGGCAGCGTGA
- a CDS encoding phosphopantetheine-binding protein, protein MLELEQEIKRLVIETLNLEDVKPEDIDPAAPLFVEGLGLDSIDALELGLALQKSYGVVLASDSKENRRHFASVRALADFVSTHRTRS, encoded by the coding sequence ATGTTGGAGCTTGAGCAGGAAATAAAGCGGCTGGTCATCGAGACGCTGAACCTCGAGGACGTGAAGCCGGAGGACATTGATCCGGCGGCTCCGCTGTTCGTCGAGGGCCTGGGGTTGGACTCCATCGACGCGCTGGAGCTCGGCCTCGCGCTGCAGAAGTCCTATGGCGTCGTGCTGGCGAGCGACTCCAAGGAGAATCGCCGTCACTTCGCCAGCGTTCGAGCCCTCGCGGATTTCGTCAGCACCCACCGTACCCGGTCCTGA
- a CDS encoding lysophospholipid acyltransferase family protein, with protein MLEKLNRLWRIFATGLSFATFGLGGLALRLLYFPLLALFVREPKRQQRLARLAVHHTFRFFIGYMRFLGVLRYELQGVEKLARSGLLILANHPSLIDVVFLISLVPNADCVVKASLANNPFTRGPIRATRYLCNDSGPGLIQDCIASVKAGNNLIIFPEGSRTPLDGTMQLQRGAANIAVRGPCDITPVIIQCEPRGLTKGMPWWKVPERPMHYVIRVEDDIHVSSQDVDAGEAAKAARQLTTRLHDHFSRGSQGHVGA; from the coding sequence ATGCTTGAGAAGCTCAACCGGCTGTGGCGCATCTTCGCCACCGGACTGTCCTTCGCCACCTTCGGGCTGGGCGGGCTCGCGCTGCGCCTCCTCTACTTCCCGCTGCTCGCGCTGTTCGTGCGGGAGCCCAAGCGGCAGCAGCGGCTGGCGCGGCTGGCGGTGCACCACACGTTCCGCTTCTTCATCGGCTACATGCGCTTTCTGGGCGTGCTGCGCTACGAGCTGCAGGGCGTGGAGAAGCTGGCGCGCTCCGGGCTGCTCATCCTGGCCAACCACCCGTCGCTCATCGACGTGGTGTTCCTCATCTCGCTGGTCCCCAACGCGGACTGCGTGGTGAAGGCGAGCCTGGCGAACAACCCGTTCACGCGCGGCCCCATCCGGGCCACGCGCTACCTGTGCAACGACTCCGGGCCCGGGCTCATCCAGGACTGCATCGCGTCCGTGAAGGCCGGCAACAACCTCATCATCTTCCCGGAGGGCTCGCGCACGCCGCTGGACGGGACCATGCAGTTGCAGCGCGGCGCCGCCAACATCGCGGTGCGCGGCCCCTGCGACATCACGCCGGTCATCATCCAGTGCGAGCCGCGGGGCCTCACCAAGGGCATGCCCTGGTGGAAGGTGCCCGAAAGGCCCATGCACTACGTCATTCGCGTCGAGGACGACATCCACGTGTCGTCCCAGGACGTGGACGCGGGCGAGGCGGCGAAGGCCGCGCGCCAGCTCACCACCCGTTTGCACGACCATTTCTCCAGGGGGAGCCAAGGGCATGTTGGAGCTTGA
- a CDS encoding beta-ketoacyl synthase chain length factor → MMMGFSVQRWAAWAPGLVNPASWETWLATPHPLPADGTPALSAMPAMMRRRVDRLGRIALQTAYDAHVDAPDAPVLFASRYGDLARSVELLTQLARSEPLSPTSFSLSVHNAIGALYSIARGDTSSYSAIAAGEETVEAAFTEACGLLSDGVPRVMVVVYDEPVPTPWEHFSRDVAFPHAWACLLSASTGPDAIHLGCATTPSDAPVTRQEPDALPADLRALRFLVSGASRWEHAAGARRWRWERHA, encoded by the coding sequence ATGATGATGGGATTCTCCGTACAGCGCTGGGCCGCATGGGCCCCCGGCCTCGTCAACCCTGCCTCCTGGGAAACGTGGCTCGCGACGCCTCACCCGCTCCCGGCCGACGGTACGCCCGCGCTCTCCGCGATGCCCGCGATGATGCGCCGTCGGGTGGACCGGCTGGGACGCATCGCGTTGCAGACGGCGTATGACGCGCACGTGGACGCGCCGGACGCGCCCGTCCTCTTCGCGTCGCGTTACGGGGACCTGGCCCGCTCGGTGGAACTCCTGACGCAGCTGGCGCGCTCGGAGCCGCTGTCCCCCACGTCCTTCAGCCTGTCGGTGCACAACGCCATCGGCGCGCTCTACTCCATCGCGCGGGGCGACACGTCCTCGTACAGCGCCATCGCCGCGGGCGAGGAGACGGTGGAGGCCGCCTTCACGGAGGCGTGCGGCCTGCTGTCCGACGGCGTCCCCCGGGTGATGGTCGTCGTCTACGACGAGCCCGTGCCCACCCCCTGGGAGCACTTCTCCCGGGACGTGGCGTTCCCCCACGCGTGGGCGTGTCTCCTGTCCGCCAGCACCGGCCCGGACGCCATCCACCTGGGCTGCGCGACCACTCCCTCCGACGCGCCCGTCACGCGGCAGGAGCCCGACGCGCTCCCGGCGGACCTGCGCGCCCTGCGCTTCCTCGTCTCCGGAGCCTCGCGGTGGGAGCACGCCGCGGGCGCCCGGCGCTGGCGGTGGGAACGCCATGCTTGA